A section of the Rhodobacteraceae bacterium M382 genome encodes:
- a CDS encoding Coenzyme F420 hydrogenase/dehydrogenase, beta subunit C-terminal domain: MTARAPETIAQVVEHGLCIGCGLCQAMAPDRWQMRYTPQGRLRPAPIEQGDDTDILAACPGAIAMANPKETPETDSVWGNFHTVTRAWAGDPDVRFRGATGGVLTALGMYLLTSGQAKFVLHCTADPDHPMQSPWTISTTPDQVFKASGSRYGPSNTLAGLEIALARNEPFAVIAKPCDAGAIRALAQSDPRIDTLIVAVLVMVCGGASDLGKSRAVLDEFDIDEQDLTLFRYRGFGNPGPTRIETRDGRAVEKTYLDMWADETGWRIQSRCKICPDAIGEAADLAAADIWPGGSPTGEDAGFNGVITRTGRGQRLLDAALADGALKQDQTLTPRDMDDFQPHQVRKKHQVAARLRGLTAAGHPVFRHVGLRIDDLDTGNIAEEHGARERAAQGRFSEPFDSDFDSD, encoded by the coding sequence GTGACAGCGCGCGCACCCGAAACCATTGCACAGGTCGTGGAACACGGCCTGTGCATCGGCTGTGGCCTGTGTCAGGCGATGGCCCCGGATCGTTGGCAGATGCGCTATACGCCTCAGGGTCGATTGCGCCCCGCACCAATTGAACAGGGGGACGACACCGACATTCTGGCGGCCTGCCCCGGTGCCATCGCGATGGCCAATCCCAAAGAAACGCCCGAAACAGACTCTGTTTGGGGCAATTTCCACACCGTAACGCGGGCCTGGGCCGGGGATCCGGACGTGCGGTTTCGCGGTGCCACCGGCGGCGTTCTGACCGCTCTGGGCATGTATCTGTTGACCAGTGGCCAGGCCAAATTCGTCCTGCATTGTACCGCTGATCCGGACCACCCGATGCAAAGCCCCTGGACCATCAGCACGACCCCGGATCAGGTATTCAAGGCATCCGGCTCGCGCTATGGCCCATCGAATACATTGGCGGGTCTGGAGATTGCCCTGGCCCGCAACGAACCCTTTGCCGTCATCGCCAAACCCTGTGATGCGGGGGCAATCCGGGCGCTGGCGCAATCGGATCCGCGCATCGACACATTGATCGTCGCGGTGCTGGTCATGGTGTGCGGCGGCGCGTCAGACCTGGGCAAAAGCCGCGCCGTTCTGGACGAATTTGACATCGACGAACAGGATCTGACCCTGTTTCGCTATCGCGGTTTCGGCAATCCCGGCCCCACCCGGATCGAAACCCGCGACGGGCGCGCGGTCGAAAAGACCTATCTCGACATGTGGGCGGACGAAACGGGATGGCGCATTCAAAGCCGCTGCAAGATCTGTCCGGATGCCATCGGAGAGGCCGCGGATCTGGCGGCGGCCGACATCTGGCCCGGTGGGTCGCCAACCGGAGAGGATGCCGGTTTCAACGGGGTCATCACCCGCACGGGCCGGGGACAGCGCTTGCTGGATGCGGCTCTTGCCGATGGGGCCCTGAAACAGGATCAGACCCTGACCCCACGGGACATGGATGATTTCCAACCCCATCAGGTCCGCAAGAAACATCAGGTCGCCGCGCGGCTGCGCGGGCTGACGGCTGCGGGGCACCCGGTGTTTCGACACGTTGGGTTGCGCATCGACGACCTGGACACAGGCAACATCGCCGAAGAACACGGGGCCAGGGAACGCGCGGCGCAGGGCCGATTTTCAGAACCCTTCGACTCCGACTTCGACTCCGACTGA
- a CDS encoding acyl-CoA carboxylase subunit beta: MLEFQSRIDPVGDHFSQNRADMLAMVDQMRALEARALAKSEERRPVFDKRGQLSPRERLSALLDPGMPFLELYNMASYLVDDPNPETSIPGASIILGIGFVSGVRSLVFVDDSGINAGAMTGKSVDKALGAIKIAEEQKLPFIHLVESAGADLMRYEVELWAHGGGMFAGLARLSAAGIPVITVLHGASTAGGAYQPGLSDYVIGVKGNGMAMLAGAALVFAATGEEALDADLGGAEMHAEVTGLVEYLAEDDAHGIQIARDVVAGLGWGSPLPPEPCFDAPVLSPDEIAGVVPVDYRKPYDMREVAARLVDGSRLRDFKPDYGPATVCLQAEIFGRPVGIIGNNGPLDPDGATKATHFFQLLDQASTPIVFLNNTTGFMVGTAYERAGMIKHGAKMIQAVTNMRVPKISLYIGASFGAGNYGMCGYAFGADFLLTWPNAMTGVMGGEQAAVTMEHVARRGAARKGMDVDEDRLAKQRARITAHFDGQSDAFYTSGHMLDQGMIDPRDTRRVLGFCLRTCAEARARQPRPNSFGVARP; this comes from the coding sequence ATGTTAGAGTTTCAAAGTCGAATTGACCCTGTCGGCGACCATTTCTCCCAAAATCGTGCGGATATGTTGGCGATGGTTGATCAGATGCGCGCGCTAGAGGCGCGGGCCCTGGCGAAATCCGAAGAACGCCGCCCGGTGTTTGACAAGCGGGGACAGTTGAGCCCACGCGAGAGGCTGTCTGCGCTGCTGGATCCGGGGATGCCGTTTCTCGAACTGTATAATATGGCGTCCTATCTGGTGGATGATCCGAACCCTGAAACTTCGATCCCCGGTGCCTCGATCATCCTGGGAATAGGGTTCGTCTCTGGTGTGCGGTCGTTGGTCTTTGTCGATGATTCCGGGATCAATGCGGGGGCGATGACCGGAAAGTCGGTGGACAAGGCGCTGGGCGCGATCAAGATCGCCGAAGAGCAGAAGCTGCCCTTTATCCACCTGGTGGAAAGCGCAGGTGCCGATCTGATGCGGTATGAAGTCGAGCTGTGGGCCCATGGCGGGGGCATGTTTGCAGGCCTTGCGCGCCTGTCGGCCGCCGGAATTCCGGTGATCACGGTTCTGCATGGCGCGTCCACCGCCGGGGGGGCCTATCAGCCGGGGTTGTCCGATTATGTGATCGGGGTCAAAGGCAACGGCATGGCGATGCTGGCCGGGGCAGCGTTGGTTTTTGCGGCCACCGGAGAAGAGGCATTGGACGCCGATCTGGGGGGGGCCGAGATGCATGCAGAGGTGACCGGGCTGGTGGAATATCTGGCCGAGGATGACGCCCATGGCATCCAGATCGCCCGCGATGTCGTCGCGGGGCTGGGGTGGGGTTCTCCGCTGCCGCCGGAACCCTGTTTTGACGCCCCGGTGCTGAGCCCGGATGAGATCGCCGGGGTGGTGCCGGTGGACTATCGCAAACCTTATGACATGCGCGAAGTCGCTGCGCGTCTGGTGGATGGATCCCGCCTGCGCGATTTCAAACCGGATTACGGCCCGGCAACCGTGTGTTTGCAGGCCGAGATCTTTGGCCGCCCGGTGGGGATCATCGGCAACAACGGGCCGCTGGACCCGGATGGGGCCACCAAGGCGACGCATTTCTTTCAACTGCTGGACCAGGCGAGCACGCCGATCGTGTTTCTCAACAACACGACGGGATTCATGGTCGGCACGGCCTATGAGCGGGCCGGTATGATCAAACATGGGGCCAAGATGATCCAGGCCGTGACCAACATGCGGGTGCCCAAGATTTCGCTGTATATCGGGGCCAGTTTTGGGGCCGGAAATTATGGCATGTGCGGCTATGCCTTTGGGGCCGATTTTCTGCTGACCTGGCCCAATGCGATGACCGGGGTCATGGGGGGCGAACAGGCCGCGGTGACGATGGAACACGTGGCGCGGCGTGGTGCGGCCCGCAAGGGCATGGATGTTGACGAGGACCGTCTGGCCAAACAGCGCGCCCGGATCACGGCGCATTTTGATGGCCAGTCGGATGCGTTTTATACCTCGGGTCATATGTTGGATCAGGGGATGATCGACCCGCGCGACACCCGCCGGGTTCTGGGGTTCTGCCTGCGCACCTGTGCCGAGGCCCGCGCCCGACAGCCAAGACCCAACAGCTTTGGTGTGGCGCGGCCATGA
- a CDS encoding GntR family transcriptional regulator, with the protein MAGQTEQVLNAILQDIEAGRLRPGSALDEADLVTRHGVSRTPVREAFIQLEAIGLIRRLPRKGAVLFKPTLEEFLAILEVHARLEGQAAGLAARRLSPEQAADLEAVVVACEVHARDLGDGAPDAYYQLNLRFHATVAMGSGNPFLVEMIKTNARKLMAYYRARYRYPGSIAQSAREHREIAELIFAHDRDAAETAMIAHVQFDQVTVMDLLAALG; encoded by the coding sequence ATGGCGGGACAGACGGAACAGGTTCTCAACGCGATTTTGCAGGACATCGAAGCGGGGCGGTTGCGTCCGGGATCGGCGCTGGACGAGGCCGATCTGGTCACGCGCCATGGTGTGTCACGTACCCCGGTGCGCGAGGCGTTCATCCAGCTGGAAGCCATCGGATTGATCCGCCGGTTGCCGCGCAAGGGGGCGGTCCTGTTCAAGCCGACCCTGGAAGAGTTTCTGGCCATCCTCGAAGTGCATGCGCGGCTCGAAGGGCAGGCGGCGGGGTTGGCTGCCCGCAGGTTGTCACCCGAGCAGGCGGCTGATTTGGAGGCCGTTGTTGTCGCCTGCGAGGTTCACGCCCGTGACCTGGGCGACGGGGCACCGGACGCCTATTATCAGCTGAACCTGCGGTTTCATGCGACGGTTGCGATGGGGTCCGGCAACCCGTTTCTGGTCGAGATGATCAAAACCAATGCCCGCAAGCTGATGGCCTATTACCGCGCCCGATACCGATATCCGGGGTCTATTGCGCAATCAGCCCGCGAACACCGCGAGATTGCAGAGCTGATTTTTGCGCATGACCGTGACGCGGCCGAAACGGCCATGATTGCGCATGTCCAGTTCGATCAGGTGACGGTGATGGACCTGTTGGCGGCGCTGGGGTAA
- a CDS encoding cupin domain-containing protein, with protein sequence MPTVAGFQAWPNDIAWADRDGHALPVVQLVQSDPGGPAADDAEAGQTRRLQQAIMALAPYVEWRLTYTEEEVGADFLQRFGWFELVGPDGHFHSTQTRMTVGYWGRGLYYPWHDHEPEELYCVVSGEGVFEVDGEPTQKLGAGQTRLHRTFQRHALTTEEQPILCFVVWRGDGLADDPRMSS encoded by the coding sequence ATGCCCACCGTGGCGGGGTTTCAGGCGTGGCCGAATGATATCGCCTGGGCAGATCGGGATGGTCATGCGCTCCCCGTCGTGCAGCTGGTTCAGTCGGATCCGGGGGGACCTGCCGCTGACGACGCAGAGGCCGGGCAGACCCGCAGGTTGCAGCAGGCGATCATGGCGCTGGCTCCGTATGTCGAATGGCGTCTGACCTATACCGAAGAAGAAGTCGGTGCCGATTTCCTGCAGCGGTTTGGGTGGTTTGAATTGGTCGGGCCCGATGGTCATTTCCATTCCACCCAAACGCGGATGACGGTCGGATACTGGGGGCGCGGGCTGTATTACCCGTGGCATGACCACGAACCCGAAGAGCTGTATTGCGTGGTGTCCGGAGAGGGTGTGTTCGAAGTGGACGGCGAACCGACACAGAAGTTGGGAGCCGGCCAAACCCGGTTGCACAGGACCTTTCAGCGACACGCGCTGACGACCGAGGAGCAGCCGATCCTGTGTTTCGTGGTGTGGCGCGGGGACGGATTGGCGGATGATCCGCGTATGTCCAGCTGA
- the pcaF gene encoding 3-oxoadipyl-CoA thiolase: MDAFICDATRTPIGRYGGALSSIRTDDLAALPIAALKARNPQVDWASLDDVIYGDANQAGESNRNVARMAALLAGLPIEVPGTTVNRLCASGMDAVGMVSRGIKAGDYDIAIAGGVESMSRAPFVMPKATNAFTRANAVYDTTIGWRFVNKKMHDMYGTDSMPQTADNVAEDYNINRADQDAFAANSQARWAAAHEAGIFADEITSVTIPQRKGDAIVVDTDEHPRPGTSAEKLSGLKGVNGPDKTVTAGNASGVNDGAAAILMANESAAAKNGLTPMARVVGMSVAGVAPRVMGIGPVPATRKVLARAGLSIEQMDVIELNEAFASQGLATLRELGVADDAAHVNPNGGAIALGHPLGMSGARLVLTAAYQLKRTGGRYALCTMCVGVGQGAALILERV, from the coding sequence ATGGATGCATTCATCTGCGATGCGACACGGACCCCGATCGGACGCTATGGCGGCGCCCTGTCCTCAATCCGTACCGACGATCTGGCAGCACTTCCCATTGCTGCGCTCAAGGCCCGCAACCCCCAGGTGGATTGGGCCAGCCTGGATGATGTGATCTATGGCGATGCCAACCAGGCGGGCGAAAGCAACCGCAATGTGGCGCGCATGGCCGCCCTGCTGGCCGGTCTGCCAATCGAGGTTCCCGGCACCACGGTGAACCGCCTGTGTGCCTCCGGCATGGACGCGGTCGGCATGGTGTCCCGCGGGATCAAGGCCGGGGATTATGACATCGCCATCGCAGGTGGTGTCGAAAGCATGAGCCGCGCACCGTTCGTCATGCCCAAGGCCACCAACGCATTCACCCGCGCCAATGCCGTTTACGACACCACCATTGGCTGGCGTTTTGTGAACAAGAAGATGCACGACATGTACGGCACGGATTCAATGCCGCAGACCGCCGACAACGTGGCCGAAGACTATAACATCAACCGTGCCGATCAGGATGCCTTTGCTGCCAATTCCCAGGCCCGCTGGGCCGCCGCGCATGAGGCCGGGATCTTTGCCGATGAAATCACTTCGGTGACCATCCCCCAGCGCAAAGGCGATGCAATCGTGGTCGACACCGATGAACACCCGCGCCCGGGCACATCGGCGGAAAAGCTGTCCGGTCTCAAGGGCGTCAATGGCCCGGACAAGACAGTGACCGCAGGCAACGCCTCCGGCGTCAACGACGGGGCCGCCGCCATCCTGATGGCCAACGAATCCGCCGCCGCCAAAAACGGCCTGACCCCGATGGCCCGCGTTGTCGGCATGTCGGTGGCCGGTGTTGCGCCGCGCGTGATGGGCATCGGCCCGGTTCCTGCCACCCGCAAGGTGCTGGCCCGCGCCGGTCTGAGCATTGAACAGATGGATGTGATAGAGTTGAACGAAGCCTTTGCCTCGCAAGGGCTGGCAACGCTGCGCGAATTGGGCGTGGCCGATGATGCCGCCCATGTGAACCCCAACGGCGGTGCCATCGCGCTGGGTCATCCGCTGGGCATGTCAGGGGCACGGTTGGTGCTGACCGCCGCCTATCAGTTGAAACGCACCGGTGGGCGCTATGCGCTGTGCACCATGTGTGTCGGAGTTGGTCAGGGTGCCGCCCTGATCCTGGAACGTGTTTAA
- a CDS encoding sulfotransferase family protein encodes MHKIVALWAIPRSTSTAFEWMMRQRGDLECLHEPFGEAWYQGENPMWHRFKEGEVTTPGLTLNSVWDDIQSHASQGPVFLKDFPHYINHMWTPDFLSNFTHAFLIRDPAKTITSMYKQWPDFAEGEVGFPEQRALFDLLTALNGGETPPVIDSDDLLEDPHGMTQKFCDSVGIPFVEDALTWEPGGDPSAHSWWDGGSFHGNLAKSTGLTPQVRRHIDISDAPDRVKQVHRRMKPHYDHLYAHRLKP; translated from the coding sequence ATGCACAAAATCGTGGCCCTCTGGGCTATTCCCCGATCCACCTCGACCGCTTTTGAATGGATGATGCGCCAGCGTGGCGATCTGGAATGCCTGCACGAACCCTTTGGCGAGGCCTGGTATCAAGGCGAAAATCCCATGTGGCACCGGTTCAAAGAGGGCGAAGTGACCACACCGGGGCTGACCCTGAACAGCGTGTGGGACGACATTCAATCCCATGCGTCCCAGGGGCCGGTATTCCTCAAGGATTTTCCCCATTACATCAACCACATGTGGACCCCTGACTTTCTGTCCAACTTCACCCACGCCTTTCTGATCCGCGATCCCGCAAAAACCATCACGTCGATGTACAAACAATGGCCCGATTTTGCCGAAGGCGAGGTTGGCTTCCCCGAACAGCGCGCCCTGTTTGACCTGCTGACAGCCCTGAATGGCGGCGAAACACCCCCGGTGATTGACAGCGACGATCTGCTCGAAGACCCTCATGGTATGACCCAAAAATTCTGCGACTCGGTCGGCATCCCCTTTGTCGAAGACGCCCTGACCTGGGAACCCGGCGGTGATCCATCGGCACACAGCTGGTGGGACGGCGGATCGTTTCACGGCAATCTGGCCAAATCCACCGGGCTAACGCCACAGGTGCGCCGCCACATCGACATCTCCGATGCCCCCGATCGTGTCAAACAGGTGCACCGCCGGATGAAACCGCATTACGACCACCTCTATGCGCATCGGTTGAAACCGTGA
- a CDS encoding acetyl-CoA carboxylase biotin carboxylase subunit → MTPFTSLLVANRGEIACRIMRSARQMGLRCIAVHTDADADSPHVAMADQVVCIGEGPVGDSYLSIERLIAAARGAGAQAIHPGYGFLSENADFARACADAGLIFVGPGADAIAVMGNKAAAKRRMIAAGVPCVPGYEGTDQSDAVLQQEADRIGFPVMIKAAAGGGGRGMRLVDVPAEFLSALHLARSEALSAFGSDEMVLEKAVQTPRHVEVQVFADRQGTTIHLGERDCSVQRRHQKVVEEAPSPAVSPDLRARMGAAAVSAAQAVDYVGAGTVEFLLDADGAFYFLEMNTRLQVEHPVTEMVTGLDLVEMQLTVAMGRPVGLAQDDVQMQGHAIEVRLYAEDPAQDFMPQSGQISVWVPPVGTGLRVDDGICQGQQVSPYYDPMLAKIIAQAPSREEARMRLIRGLQDMALFGVTCNRDFLIRVLDHPGFADGTATTGFLSEVPDVAATPAFDATEVAAAAAVMYQQRCDDAVHRAGRQPRELFGWSSTGALTHHSRMVIGAETYPVTAVQTPEALTVQVSGQAHDVTGANIGLNVDGQTAGIRFVFPERNMWHVATTSRLFTLRAEQAGVRDQETGQDGQILAPMHGNLQSVTVTAGQMVQPGTQLAILEAMKMQHEIVSPIAGVVSDVPVQPGDQVKSGTLLIAITPSG, encoded by the coding sequence ATGACCCCATTCACTTCCCTTCTCGTGGCCAACCGGGGCGAAATTGCCTGTCGCATCATGCGCAGCGCGCGTCAGATGGGGCTGCGATGTATCGCAGTGCACACCGATGCAGATGCAGACAGCCCCCATGTCGCGATGGCGGATCAGGTGGTTTGCATTGGCGAAGGTCCGGTGGGCGACAGTTATTTGTCGATTGAGCGTCTGATCGCGGCGGCGCGCGGGGCTGGGGCGCAGGCGATCCACCCGGGCTATGGGTTTCTGTCTGAAAACGCCGATTTTGCGCGTGCCTGCGCGGACGCGGGGTTGATCTTTGTTGGTCCCGGGGCCGATGCCATCGCGGTGATGGGCAACAAGGCGGCCGCAAAACGCAGGATGATCGCCGCTGGGGTGCCCTGTGTGCCGGGATATGAGGGCACGGATCAATCCGACGCCGTGTTGCAGCAGGAGGCCGACCGGATCGGATTTCCGGTGATGATCAAGGCCGCCGCAGGGGGCGGTGGGCGCGGTATGCGGTTGGTCGATGTGCCCGCTGAGTTCCTGTCGGCGCTGCATCTGGCCCGGTCCGAAGCGTTGTCGGCCTTTGGCTCGGACGAAATGGTCCTGGAAAAGGCGGTGCAAACCCCCCGTCATGTCGAAGTGCAGGTCTTTGCGGACCGACAGGGGACAACCATTCATCTGGGCGAACGGGATTGTTCGGTGCAGCGGCGCCATCAGAAAGTGGTCGAAGAAGCACCGTCGCCGGCAGTGTCGCCGGATTTGCGCGCCCGCATGGGGGCCGCCGCCGTCAGTGCGGCGCAGGCGGTGGATTATGTCGGGGCCGGGACGGTCGAGTTTCTGTTGGATGCGGATGGCGCGTTCTATTTTCTGGAAATGAACACCCGGTTGCAGGTGGAACATCCGGTAACGGAAATGGTGACCGGGTTGGATCTGGTCGAGATGCAGTTGACTGTTGCGATGGGGCGGCCTGTGGGTCTGGCGCAAGACGACGTGCAGATGCAGGGGCACGCCATCGAAGTCCGGCTGTATGCGGAAGATCCGGCCCAGGATTTCATGCCGCAATCCGGGCAGATATCTGTATGGGTGCCCCCGGTCGGGACCGGGCTTAGGGTGGATGATGGCATCTGCCAGGGGCAACAGGTTTCACCCTATTATGATCCCATGCTGGCCAAGATCATTGCCCAGGCTCCGTCGCGGGAGGAGGCACGGATGCGGTTGATCCGTGGTTTGCAGGACATGGCGCTGTTTGGCGTTACCTGCAACCGGGACTTTTTGATCCGGGTTCTGGACCATCCCGGCTTTGCCGATGGAACAGCCACGACGGGGTTTTTGTCCGAGGTGCCCGACGTCGCAGCCACGCCTGCGTTCGACGCAACCGAAGTGGCGGCGGCAGCGGCCGTGATGTACCAGCAGCGCTGTGACGACGCCGTGCACCGGGCCGGACGCCAGCCGCGTGAATTGTTCGGCTGGTCCAGCACCGGAGCTCTGACGCATCACAGCCGAATGGTCATCGGAGCCGAAACCTATCCGGTGACGGCGGTTCAGACCCCTGAGGCGCTGACGGTCCAGGTCTCGGGGCAGGCCCATGATGTCACGGGCGCAAACATCGGGTTGAATGTCGATGGGCAAACCGCCGGGATCCGGTTTGTTTTCCCCGAAAGAAACATGTGGCATGTCGCGACAACTTCGCGGCTGTTCACACTCCGTGCCGAACAGGCAGGTGTGAGGGATCAGGAAACGGGCCAGGATGGACAGATCCTGGCACCGATGCATGGCAATCTGCAATCTGTCACCGTCACGGCCGGGCAAATGGTGCAGCCGGGCACGCAGTTGGCAATTCTGGAAGCGATGAAGATGCAGCATGAAATCGTGAGCCCGATCGCCGGGGTCGTGTCCGACGTGCCGGTGCAGCCGGGAGACCAGGTCAAATCGGGAACGCTTTTGATCGCCATCACCCCCTCAGGGTGA
- a CDS encoding GFA family protein encodes MTKLSGRCLCGDVTWRYDGPRGRNLICHCTSCQRAASSAYVAFVEVDPKQVSWSGTPNHYQSSPGTFRGFCPTCGTRLYFRSDRWPGELHIHAATLDDATLYQPDCQVVLRERAPWLDGIDALPRHDGFDTPPSDQ; translated from the coding sequence ATGACCAAATTGTCCGGGCGTTGCCTGTGTGGTGACGTTACATGGCGCTACGACGGCCCACGGGGGCGCAACCTGATCTGCCATTGCACAAGCTGCCAGCGGGCCGCGTCATCTGCCTATGTCGCCTTTGTCGAGGTCGATCCAAAGCAGGTCAGCTGGAGCGGCACCCCGAACCATTATCAAAGCTCTCCAGGAACCTTTCGCGGCTTTTGCCCAACCTGCGGCACCCGGCTCTACTTTCGCTCGGACCGCTGGCCGGGCGAATTGCACATCCACGCCGCCACCCTGGACGATGCGACCCTGTACCAACCGGATTGCCAGGTGGTGCTGCGCGAACGCGCCCCATGGCTGGACGGGATAGACGCCCTGCCCCGTCACGACGGTTTCGACACACCACCCTCTGACCAATAG
- a CDS encoding type 1 glutamine amidotransferase — MHLAILMTNTDESDFAQRHPKDGEKFTNLVQLVRPDWTCAVFAVKDGIFPDDVTKFDGVMITGSPASVRSGEPWVDQLLGLIREMDAQKLPMFGACFGHQAIAVALGGTLDHNPQGWVHGLTRNRVCARPPWARDLPDELRLYGSHVEQVSTLPPDVQTIATSGETITGFARGQHIYTTQHHPEMDPGFIAALTDELRDTLGPEAHDRARASLSEMADQQAFAESVARFFEHAS; from the coding sequence ATGCACTTGGCAATTCTGATGACCAACACAGATGAAAGCGATTTTGCCCAACGCCACCCCAAGGACGGGGAAAAATTCACCAATCTGGTGCAATTGGTACGCCCCGATTGGACCTGTGCGGTGTTTGCGGTCAAAGACGGCATTTTCCCGGATGATGTCACGAAATTCGACGGGGTCATGATCACCGGCAGCCCGGCATCGGTCCGGTCCGGGGAGCCCTGGGTGGACCAGCTTCTGGGCCTGATCCGCGAGATGGACGCACAAAAATTGCCCATGTTTGGTGCCTGTTTCGGACATCAGGCAATCGCGGTCGCCCTGGGCGGGACGTTGGACCATAACCCACAGGGTTGGGTGCACGGGCTGACCCGCAACCGGGTCTGCGCCCGCCCGCCATGGGCACGCGATTTGCCGGACGAATTGCGTCTCTATGGCTCGCATGTCGAACAGGTCAGCACCTTGCCGCCGGATGTTCAAACCATTGCGACCTCCGGCGAGACGATCACCGGGTTTGCCCGGGGGCAGCATATCTACACGACACAGCATCACCCGGAAATGGACCCCGGGTTTATCGCCGCCTTGACCGATGAATTGCGCGACACCCTGGGACCAGAGGCCCATGATCGTGCGCGCGCCTCCCTGTCCGAAATGGCGGATCAACAGGCCTTTGCCGAAAGCGTCGCACGGTTTTTCGAACACGCGTCCTGA
- a CDS encoding cytochrome P450 — protein MTIWTPNDDGFADLSSHDSFANGAPHNTFARLRREDPLHWTDYPDGENFWSVTRYDDITVMNKNTEVFSSARGIRMEDQTYEEYLARRTFQETDPPDHTKVRMKLLKAFSNTVMQQYEDEIRTLCGEILDQALEKETFDATKEIARQLPMRMLGRIVGLPDEDLPWLVEKGDALIANTDPDFTSHVMDKLKTDEFRMMPFNSPAGAELFVYAKELMAKKERTGDTSGVLHMILQPAKDGSVITETEFRNFFCLVVAAGNDTTRYAIAAGIQAMCHQPELLKQMREGGDIWDTMADEVIRWATPALYFRRTATQDYEMHGKTIRAGDKVLYWFVSANRDDTKFDDPFRVDLRRSPNRHLSFGQFGPHVCLGMWLARLEVRVLFQELSKRIRHIEAAGPHKFLRSNFVGGIKELPVHVRRV, from the coding sequence ATGACCATCTGGACACCAAATGACGACGGATTTGCCGACCTGAGCAGCCACGACAGCTTTGCCAATGGAGCACCGCACAACACGTTCGCCCGGTTGCGGCGCGAGGATCCGCTGCATTGGACGGACTATCCGGACGGCGAGAATTTCTGGTCTGTGACCCGGTATGACGACATCACCGTGATGAATAAGAACACCGAGGTTTTTTCGTCGGCCCGCGGCATTCGGATGGAGGATCAGACCTATGAGGAGTATCTGGCCCGGCGGACCTTTCAGGAGACCGACCCGCCCGATCACACCAAGGTCCGGATGAAGCTGCTCAAGGCGTTTTCAAACACGGTGATGCAGCAATACGAAGACGAAATCCGCACGCTGTGCGGTGAAATCCTGGACCAGGCGTTGGAAAAGGAAACCTTTGACGCGACCAAGGAAATCGCCCGCCAATTGCCGATGCGGATGTTGGGGCGGATTGTCGGTTTGCCGGATGAGGATCTGCCGTGGTTGGTGGAAAAAGGTGATGCGCTGATCGCCAATACCGACCCGGATTTCACCAGCCATGTGATGGACAAGCTGAAGACCGACGAATTCCGGATGATGCCGTTCAACTCTCCTGCAGGGGCCGAATTGTTTGTCTATGCCAAAGAGCTGATGGCGAAAAAGGAAAGAACCGGAGATACGTCCGGTGTTCTGCACATGATCCTGCAACCGGCCAAGGATGGATCGGTCATCACGGAAACCGAATTCCGCAACTTCTTTTGCCTGGTCGTGGCGGCCGGAAATGACACCACGCGATATGCGATTGCCGCCGGGATTCAGGCCATGTGCCATCAGCCCGAGTTGCTGAAGCAGATGCGGGAAGGTGGCGATATCTGGGACACGATGGCCGATGAGGTGATCCGATGGGCGACGCCGGCGCTGTATTTCCGCCGCACGGCCACGCAGGATTACGAGATGCACGGCAAAACCATCCGTGCCGGGGACAAGGTGCTGTATTGGTTCGTGTCGGCCAACCGGGATGACACCAAATTTGACGATCCTTTTCGGGTGGACCTGCGCCGGTCGCCAAACCGTCATCTGTCATTCGGTCAATTCGGTCCGCACGTCTGTCTGGGAATGTGGTTGGCCCGCCTTGAGGTGCGTGTCTTGTTTCAGGAGCTGTCCAAACGCATCCGCCATATCGAAGCGGCCGGACCACACAAGTTCCTGCGGTCGAACTTTGTCGGTGGTATCAAGGAATTGCCGGTCCATGTGCGGCGCGTATAA